A window of the Vigna angularis cultivar LongXiaoDou No.4 chromosome 3, ASM1680809v1, whole genome shotgun sequence genome harbors these coding sequences:
- the LOC128195849 gene encoding F-box/kelch-repeat protein At3g23880-like, with protein sequence MAISSGRILLDELILEILSWLPVTSLMRFRCVSKTWKFLISDPYLVKLHLERSFRNPQILLLTTQKFKSQCFSARLCYLPCLIQKPARSSCGRILRCPKPYKYLLGSCNGLLSLHHSLSTKEYVEHWVCFWNPATKICSKPSPRLRLGTDVRHDMNFGFGYDDRREVTSNGYSLNGTVNWIGASLGESRTKKLQIFSYDLNNDTFRCLSVPEFVPIDFAFLSMGVFNGCLCVSLEKGKTVFVVLALKDVRDERSWSRLVSVSYETLNISPYYYKVRNLCMWGDLLFVAYSNGGASNIIISNLKENKVERTQTYYKKFLYYIFSCHYVPSLILPI encoded by the exons ATGGCAATTTCTTCTGGTAGAATACTCCTTGATGAACTCATACTGGAAATTCTGTCATGGCTTCCTGTGACGAGTCTCATGCGATTCAGGTGCGTTTCAAAGACATGGAAATTTCTTATATCCGATCCTTACTTGGTGAAATTGCACCTTGAAAGGTCTTTCAGAAACCCACAAATCCTCTTACTGACGACACAGAAATTCAAGAGTCAATGTTTCTCTGCTCGTTTATGCTATCTACCTTGTTTAATCCAAAAGCCTGCACGCTCTTCTTGTGGTCGTATCTTGCGATGCCCCAAAccctataaatatttattgggTTCTTGCAATGGTTTGCTTTCTCTACATCACTCTCTTTCCACAAAGGAGTATGTAGAGCACTGGGTCTGCTTTTGGAACCCTGCCACCAAAATTTGCTCCAAACCTTCACCAAGACTGCGTCTCGGCACTGATGTTCGCCATGATATGAATTTTGGGTTTGGGTACGATGATAGGAGGGAAGTTACAAG TAATGGATACTCTCTGAATGGCACTGTTAACTGGATAGGAGCTTCTTTGGGAGAATCGAGAACTAAGAAGCTACAAATATTTTCCTATGATCTAAATAACGATACTTTCAGATGTTTGTCGGTGCCTGAATTCGTCCCCATAgattttgcttttctttctaTGGGAGTTTTCAATGGTTGTCTTTGTGTTTCTTTAGAGAAAGGGAAGACAGTCTTTGTTGTATTGGCATTGAAGGACGTTCGAGACGAAAGATCTTGGAGTCGATTGGTGAGTGTAAGTTATGAAACTCTGAATATCTCTCCTTATTACTATAAGGTGCGGAATTTGTGCATGTGGGGTGATCTTCTGTTTGTCGCATATTCAAATGGGGGTGCTTCCAATATCATTATCTCTAATTT